From a region of the Lactuca sativa cultivar Salinas chromosome 4, Lsat_Salinas_v11, whole genome shotgun sequence genome:
- the LOC111912924 gene encoding ent-kaurene oxidase: MDLKTMTPVGSAALAFGGPAAAVAGGISLLFLKSFLSQQPDNPNHLPSVPAVPGVPLLGNLLELKEKKPYKTFTKWAETYGPIYSIKTGASSMVVVNSNQLAKEAMVTRYDSISTRKLSKALQILSADKAMVVMSDYDDYHKTVKRNLLTSILGPTAQKRHRAHRNTMADNLSTKLHALAPNSPHEAINLRQIFQSELFTLAFKQTFGRDIESIYVGDLGTTMTRDEMFQILVVDPMMGAAEVDWRDFFPYLKWIPNTKFEETIEQMYIRRKAVMKAVIQEHRKRIDSGENLDSFIDYLLSEAQPLTDTQLLMSLWEPIIETVDTTMVTTEWAMYELSKHPNKQQRLYNEIRNVCGSEKITEEKLCKMPYLSAVFHETLRVHSPAAIIPLRYVHENTELGGYHVPAGTELAVNIYGCNMEREIWENPEEWSPERFLKDNEPINLQKTMAFGAGKRVCAGAMQAMLLVCVGIGRMVQEFEWRLKDDVGEDVNTLGFTTQKLNPMLAVLKPRN; the protein is encoded by the exons ATGGATTTAAAGACCATGACGCCAGTGGGATCTGCGGCACTTGCATTTGGTGGTCCGGCGGCGGCTGTTGCCGGTGGTATTTCTCTGCTGTTTCTCAAAAGTTTTCTCTCTCAGCAACCCGATAATCCAAATCATCTTCCTTCTGTTCCTG CGGTACCCGGGGTGCCATTGTTGGGAAATTTGCTCGAATTGAAGGAGAAGAAACCTTACAAGACTTTTACAAAATGGGCAGAAACTTATGGTCCTATTTACTCCATTAAAACTGGAGCTAGCTCCATGGTTGTCGTTAATTCGAATCAGCTTGCCAAAGAG GCTATGGTTACCAGATACGATTCCATCTCAACCAGAAAGCTTTCAAAGGCATTACAAATCCTCTCAGCCGATAAAGCCATGGTTGTCATGAGTGATTATGACGATTATCACAAAACTGTCAAACGTAACTTACTCACCAGTATTTTAGGCCCAACTGCTCAAAAGAGACATCGTGCACATAGAAACACCATGGCAGATAATCTATCGACAAAACTACATGCGTTGGCTCCAAATTCTCCTCATGAAGCAATAAACCTTCGACAAATTTTCCAGTCTGAACTTTTCACGCTAGCATTCAAACAG ACATTTGGGAGAGATATCGAAAGCATTTACGTGGGTGATCTTGGAACTACCATGACAAGAGATGAGATGTTTCAGATTTTGGTTGTGGATCCAATGATGGGTGCTGCAGAAGTTGACTGGAGAGACTTCTTCCCGTATCTTAAGTGGATACCCAACACCAAATTCGAGGAGACAATCGAACAAATGTACATCCGAAGAAAGGCTGTGATGAAGGCCGTGATTCAAGAACATAGAAAACGCATAGATTCTGGAGAG AATTTGGATAGTTTCATCGATTACTTGCTATCGGAGGCACAACCATTAACAGACACACAATTGCTGATGTCACTTTGGGAACCGATCATTGAAACAGTAGATACCACGATGGTGACCACAGAATGGGCAATGTATGAACTTTCAAAACACCCAAACAAGCAACAACGACTCTACAATGAAATCCGAAATGTTTGTGGATCAGAAAAGATCACCGAGGAGAAGTTGTGCAAGATGCCCTACTTATCTGCTGTTTTTCACGAAACACTGAGAGTTCATAGTCCAGCAGCGATAATCCCGTTAAGATATGTGCATGAGAACACCGAGCTCGGAGGATACCATGTTCCTGCTGGGACTGAG CTTGCGGTGAATATATATGGGTGTAATATGGAGAGGGAAATCTGGGAAAACCCTGAGGAGTGGAGTCCAGAGAGGTTTCTTAAGGATAATGAACCAATCAACCTCCAAAAAACAATGGCTTTTGGAGCGGGGAAAAGAGTGTGTGCTGGGGCTATGCAGGCGATGTTGCTTGTTTGTGTAGGGATTGGGAGAATGGTTCAAGAGTTTGAGTGGAGACTTAAAGATGATGTTGGAGAAGATGTCAATACGCTTGGGTTCACAACACAGAAGCTTAATCCTATGCTTGCAGTTTTAAAGCCAAGAAACTAA